In the genome of Bryobacteraceae bacterium, one region contains:
- a CDS encoding 50S ribosomal protein L11 methyltransferase, protein MHSLALECGPADREWLLGELYERGTLGVIEHDLPGGAASLEAFFEAPFDTFEFTRFGARWAERAPDVDSWREPWEPVCVGERFFLVPDWRDDPAPRGRLRLAIHARQASGSGYHPPTQLMLRAMEQVVGRGSFLDVGAGSGILCDAARLLGANPVWGCDIDPEAAAEARENIPRAALFVGSARAVRGGVAAVAAANLNAQALLALSADLTRVLAPGAALILGGFKQRNLDRVTDAFRALAVAGILEDGEWRCVILRRARPI, encoded by the coding sequence ATGCATTCGCTCGCGCTCGAGTGCGGTCCGGCGGACCGCGAGTGGCTCCTCGGCGAATTGTACGAGCGCGGAACACTGGGCGTCATTGAGCACGATCTCCCCGGCGGCGCCGCTAGCCTGGAGGCTTTCTTCGAAGCCCCATTCGACACCTTCGAATTCACGCGTTTCGGAGCCCGCTGGGCCGAACGCGCGCCCGACGTCGATTCCTGGCGCGAGCCTTGGGAACCCGTCTGCGTCGGCGAGCGCTTCTTCCTCGTCCCGGACTGGCGCGACGATCCCGCGCCGCGCGGCCGGCTCCGGCTGGCGATCCATGCCCGCCAGGCTTCCGGCTCCGGCTACCACCCGCCCACGCAACTAATGCTCCGTGCCATGGAACAGGTGGTTGGCCGGGGTTCGTTCCTTGATGTCGGCGCAGGTTCGGGCATCCTATGCGACGCGGCGCGGCTGCTCGGCGCAAACCCGGTCTGGGGCTGCGACATCGATCCCGAGGCAGCCGCGGAAGCGCGCGAGAACATTCCTCGCGCGGCCCTGTTCGTCGGGTCCGCCCGTGCCGTGCGAGGCGGCGTTGCCGCAGTGGCCGCCGCCAATCTGAACGCCCAGGCGCTGCTCGCGCTCTCCGCGGACTTGACGCGCGTCCTCGCCCCCGGCGCCGCCCTCATCCTCGGCGGATTCAAACAGCGCAATCTCGATCGCGTCACAGATGCGTTTCGAGCGCTTGCCGTCGCCGGTATCCTCGAAGACGGCGAGTGGCGCTGTGTGATCCTCCGCCGCGCACGGCCGATATAA
- a CDS encoding histone deacetylase — protein sequence MADTALLLDPVYRKHDPGPGHPEAPARYDAVTRALQSFAKKTVAVARRAATEDEVALCHSPRYIETAKQDIASGRDSLSTGDTSVTKASWSVALDAVGGVLNAVDMVMAGRVRRAFCAVRPPGHHATAARGMGFCVFNNIAVAARYARRKHNVERVLIADWDVHHGNGTQDIFWKDGSVFFFSTHQHPWYPGTGMHNERGEGKGEGATLNFPFPAGSGREEILGVFEQELVSAADRFRPDLVLLSAGFDSRIGDPLGRFQLTDGDFRSLTRVMLDIAEKHAGGRLVSLLEGGYSLEGLMAGVTAHVGELLSA from the coding sequence ATGGCTGACACCGCGTTGCTGCTCGATCCCGTCTATCGCAAGCACGATCCGGGTCCCGGACATCCCGAAGCGCCGGCCCGTTACGATGCGGTGACGCGAGCGCTACAGTCCTTCGCGAAGAAGACCGTCGCCGTGGCCAGGCGCGCCGCCACCGAAGACGAAGTCGCCCTCTGCCATTCGCCCCGCTACATCGAAACGGCGAAGCAGGATATCGCCTCCGGCCGCGACAGTCTTTCCACCGGCGATACCTCCGTCACCAAGGCGAGCTGGAGCGTCGCCCTCGATGCAGTCGGAGGCGTGCTCAACGCCGTGGATATGGTGATGGCTGGCCGTGTGCGCCGGGCCTTTTGCGCCGTCCGTCCGCCGGGGCACCACGCCACTGCAGCCCGCGGGATGGGCTTTTGCGTGTTCAACAACATCGCCGTCGCCGCGCGCTACGCCCGCCGCAAGCACAACGTCGAACGCGTCTTGATCGCCGATTGGGACGTGCATCACGGCAACGGCACACAGGACATTTTCTGGAAAGACGGCTCGGTCTTCTTCTTTAGCACCCATCAGCATCCCTGGTATCCTGGCACCGGAATGCACAATGAGCGCGGGGAAGGGAAGGGCGAAGGCGCGACACTGAACTTCCCGTTCCCGGCCGGCTCCGGCCGTGAAGAGATCCTTGGCGTCTTCGAACAGGAACTCGTCAGCGCCGCGGACCGATTCCGCCCGGACCTCGTGCTGCTCTCCGCCGGGTTTGATTCCCGCATCGGCGATCCTCTCGGGCGCTTCCAACTAACCGACGGCGACTTCCGTTCGCTCACCCGAGTGATGCTCGACATCGCCGAGAAGCACGCCGGTGGCCGGCTCGTTAGCCTGCTCGAAGGCGGCTACAGCCTGGAAGGCCTGATGGCCGGAGTCACCGCGCACGTCGGCGAACTTCTCTCGGCCTGA
- a CDS encoding redoxin family protein, with amino-acid sequence MTPAILAFAAALSGPIELRTPAGETARFELSGAPATVVIFISTVCPISNDYHDRFEALRREQEPRGVRVLFVYSNYREPPAEIARHAVASRFSFPVYVDADQRLADALEAKFTPTAVVLDRSGEVRYVGAIDDSVYPARVKDRYAARAIDAVLAGREPAPARTDAAG; translated from the coding sequence GTGACGCCGGCGATTCTGGCGTTCGCCGCCGCGCTGAGCGGGCCTATCGAACTCCGGACTCCCGCTGGTGAAACGGCGCGATTCGAACTTTCGGGCGCTCCGGCCACCGTGGTGATCTTCATTTCCACGGTCTGCCCGATTTCCAACGACTACCACGATCGCTTCGAGGCACTGCGCCGCGAGCAGGAACCACGCGGCGTGCGGGTGCTGTTTGTTTATTCGAACTACCGTGAGCCCCCAGCCGAGATCGCCCGGCACGCCGTCGCGTCGCGATTCTCGTTTCCGGTTTATGTGGACGCGGACCAGCGCCTCGCCGACGCGCTGGAGGCGAAATTCACGCCGACGGCGGTGGTGCTGGACCGGTCCGGGGAGGTGCGCTACGTCGGCGCGATCGACGATTCGGTGTACCCGGCGCGCGTGAAGGACCGGTATGCGGCACGGGCGATCGACGCGGTGCTGGCGGGCCGCGAACCCGCGCCGGCGCGGACGGACGCGGCCGGTTGA
- a CDS encoding carboxypeptidase-like regulatory domain-containing protein has translation MRRIAFSIAAILALSLSAAAQQSNPQPAPGGRRDPGFFKGDKNKKGEDENTRSVIGVVRNDRDDAVEGAIVQLKDTKSLRVRSFITKSDGRYQFHGLSTNVDYELRAKHRNQESPDKTLSVFDSRKEAVINLKLEPAKADEKAANR, from the coding sequence ATGAGACGAATTGCCTTTTCGATCGCCGCCATTCTCGCGCTCTCGCTGAGCGCGGCCGCGCAGCAGTCCAATCCACAGCCGGCGCCCGGAGGCCGCAGAGACCCGGGATTCTTCAAGGGCGACAAGAACAAGAAGGGCGAGGACGAGAACACGCGGTCCGTAATCGGCGTGGTTCGCAACGACCGCGACGATGCGGTGGAGGGGGCGATCGTCCAGTTGAAGGACACCAAGAGCCTTCGAGTCCGCTCGTTCATCACCAAGAGCGACGGGCGCTACCAGTTTCACGGCCTATCGACGAACGTCGACTACGAGCTTCGCGCCAAGCATCGCAACCAGGAAAGCCCGGACAAGACGCTGAGCGTTTTTGACTCGCGGAAGGAAGCGGTGATCAACCTGAAGCTCGAACCGGCCAAAGCGGACGAAAAAGCCGCGAACCGGTGA
- a CDS encoding alpha/beta hydrolase family protein, with protein sequence MRTLTLTSLALLMGTSALSAAEVKKSTVPATVEMRNLLSDSLGAARNIAVIVPPDYATSTARYPVLYLLHGYGDDHTAWSYMTNLTHYAADRNVIVVMPDGGVSFYVNAAGDEKAKFEDFIVKDLIAFADSNYRTIPLPRARAIAGLSMGGYGAAYLGLKHTRRYSAIGAFSGAIAYARRKGAVGSGEAAQRRLAEMLRIMGEPGSPARAERDPFTFVDKLDPATAPLIYIACGGQDFLVEDNRAFVKALAAKKIPYEYREVSPRAHSWDFWDDQIRIFLDLLAQKPGWSVR encoded by the coding sequence ATGCGCACGCTGACTTTGACGTCGCTCGCCCTGCTCATGGGTACGAGCGCTCTCTCCGCCGCCGAAGTGAAGAAAAGCACCGTCCCGGCCACGGTCGAAATGCGGAATCTGTTGAGCGATTCCCTCGGCGCCGCACGCAACATCGCCGTGATCGTCCCGCCGGACTACGCCACCTCAACCGCCCGCTACCCCGTCCTCTACTTGCTCCACGGCTACGGTGACGATCACACCGCCTGGTCCTACATGACCAACCTCACCCACTACGCCGCGGACCGCAATGTCATCGTCGTCATGCCCGACGGCGGCGTCAGCTTCTACGTGAACGCCGCTGGCGACGAGAAAGCGAAGTTCGAAGACTTCATCGTCAAGGACCTGATCGCTTTCGCCGATTCCAACTACCGGACCATCCCGCTCCCCCGCGCTCGCGCCATCGCCGGTCTCTCCATGGGCGGCTACGGCGCCGCCTACCTCGGCTTGAAACACACCCGCCGCTACTCCGCCATCGGCGCCTTCTCCGGCGCGATCGCCTACGCCCGGCGCAAGGGCGCCGTCGGTTCCGGCGAGGCCGCTCAGCGCCGGCTTGCTGAAATGCTGCGCATCATGGGCGAGCCCGGCTCTCCCGCCCGCGCCGAACGCGACCCATTCACCTTCGTCGACAAGCTTGATCCCGCAACCGCCCCGCTCATCTACATCGCTTGCGGCGGACAGGATTTCCTCGTCGAGGACAACCGGGCCTTCGTCAAGGCTCTCGCCGCGAAGAAGATCCCCTACGAGTACCGGGAGGTCTCGCCGCGCGCCCACTCCTGGGATTTCTGGGACGATCAGATCCGGATCTTCCTCGACCTCCTCGCTCAAAAACCCGGCTGGAGCGTACGCTAA
- a CDS encoding phosphatase PAP2 family protein, whose product MITGVLSYINAGDHFLMRRVHGWRAPRWIRLWMICATRGGDGWLWYLLGAILLLVGGDHRFAAVGASTMAAAVGIGVFLSLKRLTGRKRPCAIEPHCWATLLPPDRFSFPSGHTITAFAVIVPVSLYYPDLFWGLFFVALSVAVSRVLLGMHFLSDVLAGAVLGAGLGYAAYRLVVG is encoded by the coding sequence GTGATCACCGGAGTGCTCAGCTACATCAACGCGGGGGACCACTTCCTCATGCGTCGCGTGCACGGCTGGCGGGCCCCGCGCTGGATTCGCCTTTGGATGATCTGCGCCACTCGCGGAGGAGATGGGTGGCTCTGGTATCTGCTTGGCGCCATCCTGCTGCTGGTCGGCGGTGACCACCGCTTCGCTGCGGTCGGCGCGTCCACCATGGCCGCCGCGGTGGGCATCGGAGTGTTTCTTTCACTCAAGCGGCTCACCGGCCGAAAGCGGCCCTGCGCCATTGAGCCCCACTGCTGGGCGACGCTCCTGCCCCCGGACCGTTTCTCGTTTCCTTCCGGCCACACCATCACGGCTTTCGCGGTCATCGTTCCCGTGAGTCTCTACTATCCGGACCTGTTTTGGGGGCTGTTCTTCGTCGCCTTGAGTGTCGCCGTCTCCCGCGTGCTCCTCGGCATGCACTTTCTCAGCGACGTGCTCGCGGGCGCTGTACTCGGTGCGGGACTCGGGTACGCCGCCTATCGCCTGGTTGTGGGCTAA
- a CDS encoding KTSC domain-containing protein encodes MLSAAAYDQVEQILYLRFRDTGQVYRYFEFPAVNYQAFLVAESKGRFFRYNIRDHFRFERLAKLTAA; translated from the coding sequence ATGCTTTCCGCGGCTGCCTATGATCAGGTCGAGCAGATCCTGTATCTGCGATTCCGGGACACCGGGCAGGTCTACCGTTACTTCGAGTTCCCAGCCGTCAATTATCAGGCCTTTCTGGTGGCCGAATCGAAGGGCCGATTCTTCCGCTACAACATCCGCGACCACTTCCGTTTTGAGCGCTTGGCCAAGCTCACTGCCGCCTAA